In the Halorubrum ruber genome, CGGCACCGTCGACACCGGTCGGCTCGTCACCGAACTCCGGCTGATCGGCGGCGACGGGAGCGGGGCGTCCGCTGACCTCGTCTTGGCCGAGGGGAACGTCGCCACCGCCGAGAGCCTGCTCGTCGCGCGGTCGCTGATGAACGCCGTCGTCTACCGCCACCACGTCTCCCGGGTCGCGGGCGCGATGCTGGAGCGCGCCTCCGAGCGGTACCTCGACCGCACCGGGACGGACGTCGAGGCGTTCCGCGAGATGGCCGACCACGACCTCCTCGTCGCGCTCCGCGACCGCGTCCCGGCGCTCGGCGAGCGCATCGAGCGGCGCGACCTCTACAAGCGCGCCGTCTGGGCCGGGATCGACGAGGTGCCGGCGGGGACGGTCGACGCCGGCCGCGCGGAGGAGCGGGCCGCGGAGCGCGAGATCGCGGACGCCGTCGGCGTCGACCGCGACGCGGTCCTCGTCGACATCCCCTCGCGACCGGCGCTCAAGGAATCCGGCTCCGCGGTCGTCGTCGACGGCGTCCCCCAGCGGCTGGAGGACGCCTCCGAACTCGTGACCGGGCTCCGGGCGGCCGAGCGCCGCCGCTGGACGCTCGGCGTTTACTGCCCGGCCGAACGCGTCGACGCCGTCGCGGCCGCGGCGCGGGACATTCTGGGGCTGCGCGCGACGGGACGACCCTCTGCCTGAGCGCTGCGGGCGAGGGCGGTGCCCGAGCCCGTCGCTTCTGCGTCGACTCAGTCCTTAGCCGACACCGGGACGGTCAACACGGGTCGGTCCGCGTTCAACACGACCGTCTGCGTGGTGCTGCCGAAGACCGCCTTGCCGGCCGGGCTCCGCTTGCGGCCCGACACGCAGATGAGGTCGACGTCGGCGGCGTCGGCAGCCGCGATGAGCTCCTCGCCCGGATCGCCGCTCGCCTCGTGGTGGACGCAGTTCACGCCGGCGTCTTCCAGGATCTCCCGGGCGCGCCGCACGGCCCCGAGCTGGTGGACCGACGCCCCCTCCGGGTTATCCTGAAAGACGTGACAGAGGTGCGCGGTCACCTCGTCGGAGTCGCCCGGCAGGTCGACGACCGCTTCGGCCTGTGCCGTCGCCCGCGATTCGTCGTCAAGCCCGACGCCGATGAGTACGTCGTACATACGCGATCGTTCGCGCGGCCGGGTGATAAATCGTGCCGCAAATTTGCGGGCGACGGAATCGGTCGGGGGCGGAGTCGGATCGCGAGGAAATCGGGCCGCGGCGGAGTCGGCCCGCGA is a window encoding:
- a CDS encoding HD domain-containing protein — protein: MKAIKDSVHGHVRLGDVAAELVDTPAFQRLRHIKQLSTVRLVYPSANHTRFEHSLGVYHLARSAIDGLGVDDDTAAHVRAAAMLHDVGHGPYGHQTEGIIRRATGRDHDDVRWLLTDADREVCQVLERNGLDPKRVAALIDGESALGPLVSGELDVDRMDYLVRDAHHTGVPYGTVDTGRLVTELRLIGGDGSGASADLVLAEGNVATAESLLVARSLMNAVVYRHHVSRVAGAMLERASERYLDRTGTDVEAFREMADHDLLVALRDRVPALGERIERRDLYKRAVWAGIDEVPAGTVDAGRAEERAAEREIADAVGVDRDAVLVDIPSRPALKESGSAVVVDGVPQRLEDASELVTGLRAAERRRWTLGVYCPAERVDAVAAAARDILGLRATGRPSA
- a CDS encoding universal stress protein, which produces MYDVLIGVGLDDESRATAQAEAVVDLPGDSDEVTAHLCHVFQDNPEGASVHQLGAVRRAREILEDAGVNCVHHEASGDPGEELIAAADAADVDLICVSGRKRSPAGKAVFGSTTQTVVLNADRPVLTVPVSAKD